Part of the Plasmodium malariae genome assembly, chromosome: 9 genome is shown below.
TTTTCTCTTATGTAAATGACAGGGGATATGTGGCATATCTTAGTAGAACACCGCCTGTCAGCGGACAGCTGATTTTGCAGAATTATTCGAAGATATATCAATTtgtaataaaagaaaagagaatGAACGATGGACTTCCTGAATAATACTCTATGTATATActtcttataatttataaagtataatataaaatatttgagcttttttgaaaaacacATTAAGTAAGATATTGTAAAGAgtgtgtaaaaaaaaatggtatgtatataaataaaatttttcttatgaTAGACATAAGAGGCATATACTGATCCGTGATGAACACTATTTATATAGATTAATAAatacagtaataataaaacattatttttataaaaaaaatgaaacaaggAACAGTCTACACACCATTTTTGTATTTCCTTATATTGAGAAAAttgaatgtatataattttttgagtaaaataataaaataattgacATAATTCCGCAAAAAAATACTGATCTTTATCTGATACGATATATTCACTATTTACAagctttttaataaattctcTAGATAGTAATTTACAATAGTAGaagaaaatattgtaaaaaattaacatattcATTGATTCAACTGAcgtatgatttttttttaatatttcgctatataaacgaaaaaaatgtgcatatacatTACAATCGTAAAAACTACAttgatttaaaatatttattagcACTTTTAGaacgtttttttttaagaggAATTCTTtaacttttaaataattttcattatttatattatttacaatgATGCTATAGAACACTCTTAAGCAAGAATACAATATATAAGCTTCGTTGATTTCTCCCTTATTactattaacaaaaataccTCTTTTGTTAAATAGTAGAATGTTGAATTGGCTGCTTCTCTGTTCATACATAGTTTCTTTGTTAAAACTTAGGAGCTCAGCTGAGACCCTGTCTAATACTGTTTCATTTGGATCTTCATCAGCTAAAGTGCTAGCAGATGATGATTCCTCGTTGTCCTTTGACTCTGTATCACTTATTGAGTTGATCATATTATTCCTTTTGTTATTTTGAAGATCATCATAGTTCGTTGTATGTGCTGTGTGTActtgattatttttattttttttgcctcGGTGAATTTCGACAGAGTCTCCTGACTCAACTAACATTACTGATCCGGCTACGTCTGTTTTCTGCTTTTTCAAAGCACTTATGTCTCCTTTACCTTTGTCCTTGTAATAACCATTATTCAGATTTTTGagtgtttttttctttttcacaATTTTGGGTATTTCAAACATGTGTTCTAAGTCGCATCCTATTTCGTTTTCAACTACAAAGATGTCAAATGTTTGCTTAAAGTTGTTGTTATGTAATCTCAAGAACagttttctctttttcttgaTAATCTCTTGCATCTGGATGAAGAGTTGCCTAGAGGGTGCATGCCTGTTTTGGTCGTCCCTTATGTCATCCTCGACGTCGTCCTCGATGTAGTTCTCGTTGTAGTTCTCGTTGTTATATTTCCTATCCTCCTCCGTATGATGCCCAGAGTAACTCTTTTTACCCCCCCTCATAGTTGCTATCTTCTCCTTgatttgtttttcctttaatttcaagttgtaaatttttttttcatacctCAACTTGTTATATTTCAAAACTCCTGGGAAAAAATTTTCCTcctgttctttttttaaccctgcaaatatatttttatcaatatatatatttaataaagtaAACAAATTGGTcatgtaatattttagaaatatatacaattgtTCTTTATAATCTTTACGATCATTATCATTCATAAGATAATAATACtgaactatttttttcttatcccAATGTTTGTCTTCAAGAGAACATAAATCGAATATGTTCATGTTGGACGACGTTTTGAATAAATAGAAATACCCACTAAATATATCAgcaatattaattaaaagacGTAAACaaacctttttattttttgctacGTTTTTTAGCATTAacgttttaaatatattttcaatagtTGCACACCATGTTCTctctataaatatatcataatatatattcatttcactaaataaaatatcttcGTTCGATAATATATCAACGAAATAATACGCTACTATATTGTTTCTCATAAAATTCCGTAATTCAATATTCCTTGAACATATGCGCAATAGTTTTACAGTTATTATATTAAGGTCTCTATCCTCTTCCTGTTCACACGCATTATTGTTGAAGCTGCCACTGATGATGCTACCATTGTTGTTATTACAGCTAATTACCTTGTTACCACTTCTACCATTATAGTAattactactactaataattatattgttactattaatTGTAGTACCAGTGTTCCTTCCCTGTTCGATTGCTCTCCTTTTTGATGAAACCGTGTCATTCTTTTTACGTAATACTATTGCCCTTAAAAGGTAATGATTCACTATACGTAAAATGCTTACTATTGTTTCTTGAAATTTGTAATATGATATAATTCTTTCTATTTCTTCGTTTTTCAAtacttttatgtatatatttatgcaataACAGTATATATCATTCCATTTCTCACtgacaataatatttttttcatgtagaatataaaatattttgtgtaACTCTATAGTTTTGTAATCATCAAAGGGAATTAAGTAGATACATCTGAGCAAGCGAATGATGATATCCTCATTTTTCTTCTCTAAAAAGTAAGAAGGAGAAATGATGAGAGGTGTAAGTAGAGATTTGTCAAAAGGGATTGCACATACAGGTTCACATGAGCGGAAAAACATGCATATAGGCATACGATAAGCGTACacgaatataaatataaatataaatataaataaataaataaatatatatatatacatatatatatatatatatgtgcatatgtgtgcatatttatatatgtatgtataacgGTGTACAGCTTATTTGTAGCCCTATACCACGAAAAGAATAGGCATTCATCCCTCAAAATACATAAAGTACAACCAACACAAAAGATATAACTTACCTAAGCAGACTAACAAGTAGTAATTGATGTCACTATTTCTGAACTCCCTTTTTGCTTTAATAGAGAATTTATCTGCTTCCTTTTGAAAGAAAAAGGCAATAATATCCAGAGTGCAATTTACTACTTCAAATAAATAACCTTCCACTTGGTGATCAGAATTGGTGTAAGAACTaagcatattattatatttctgaCCAAATAGAAAAggcaataatatttttaaattatttgtattatttaatatatattcaatattgttattataaatttcttcatttttcaaaaCTATCAATAAACCTCCTAAACTTgcacttaaaaaataagggttatttttttccatttttatacCAATTAAAAGTAAGTCTATAAAATGATGAGTATTGCACAGTTCAACTAATATTTCGTTTtggaatatacatatattatttagagTAGAAATGATTATGTTACAGTATATGGATTCTTTCTTTGATATGATTAGTGAAcccttatttattatttctctaatttttttgaaataaaaatttatatgcattttttccCTTATCAGAATCTCGCAATGCTTAAAACAGTTGCTGCATAACTGTAACACGATCAGATAAGCGTCCTGGAAGTAGATAGGTAAATCATCAAATCGACTGTCTTTGTGTTTGTTCATCAGCTCAGTTAGGATCTGCGTATAAGGAGAAGTATTTTATGTGGCTATATGTTAGCACATACGCACATGTGGAAGTGCACTTGTTAACGGAAATGTAAAGCGGGATTGCAATAAGAGCAGAATACCAAATTGAAATGGGTATAATGTGTATAGTGTGTGAAAAACATTCAGTTTATGTATAATTGTGAGTTATACCCTTGAAGGCGTTActtgaaaattaaaaaaaaatatgactaACCCTTAGGAGCCCTTCGTCATAAGCTATCAGACAAACTTCACTATCCAATGTCGAAACGGATAGAaatcttaaaatattttcattgaaGGAATTCCTCAAAAGTTTGATAACTCTATGTATACAACTACTAAAGCTACCAGCAATGAATATGTCCCTTGGTAAAAGGTATAATCCGTTAAAGATGTTATCAAGTGTGCCTTTCTaaggaaaaggaagaaaaagtaaGAAAAGTAGACGCCTCCTGTGATGAGTAAATCTCTCTACAGGGAGATACAAATATTTACGAGTAGTGAACAGAACAGGGGAAAACACCcacatacgcatatatatgcatgcataaatatataaacgtatatattttcttttcctcaCTTCTGTCGTGTTTAGAATGGCCGTTGCCACAATTTCCTCGAAAACGGAATAAACGTCATGTTTGTATTCCTCATTTGACGCTATGTTGCATAATATGCGTAAAATACGAACGTTCAAATGATGGTCATTGATGAATACTAATTTTGCAATTgcatatatgaatgtatttCTACAGTCTTcgtatttttctaaaattattaataaccTATCTACAATTtgatgtactttttttttttgttcatttattttttcattttttgcgaataataattttctgaAATTTATTGGATCTTCAAAACATAATGTTGTTAATTCGTTtaatatgtttacatatttataataagaattttCATGTATTATTATGCCTTCAATaagatttaaaatattttcactGTGGCTAAATGTTTCATCTCTTTCTTCATTTGATATGCTTAAATTCTTCAgtattttctttatcattACTAGGGGTAGCTTAAGATATGAgcctttactttttttttttgctttcaCATTTATGTGTCTATgcacatacgtacatgtgtTTGgtgtatatgaaaatatgttcgtgtacgtatatatgacgcatacatatatatgcacagatatacatgtatgtacatatatgtacatatagtATATGCGCaaaatatgtacgtatacaaatacattttaCTCACTTGTTTTACTATTTACaccaatttatatatgtgtgcatgtTCTTCCCGCTAACTCTACTCACAAATATagcttaaaaaaattatttttcacgTTTAAATTGTTTCCTTTacgaaaattaaaatgaattttatgaCTGGAAAGATATACAGTGCCTTAGTTACATAAGGAAAACAAGAGTTACaca
Proteins encoded:
- the PmUG01_09050000 gene encoding conserved Plasmodium protein, unknown function, whose protein sequence is MIKKILKNLSISNEERDETFSHSENILNLIEGIIIHENSYYKYVNILNELTTLCFEDPINFRKLLFAKNEKINEQKKKVHQIVDRLLIILEKYEDCRNTFIYAIAKLVFINDHHLNVRILRILCNIASNEEYKHDVYSVFEEIVATAILNTTEKGTLDNIFNGLYLLPRDIFIAGSFSSCIHRVIKLLRNSFNENILRFLSVSTLDSEVCLIAYDEGLLRILTELMNKHKDSRFDDLPIYFQDAYLIVLQLCSNCFKHCEILIREKMHINFYFKKIREIINKGSLIISKKESIYCNIIISTLNNICIFQNEILVELCNTHHFIDLLLIGIKMEKNNPYFLSASLGGLLIVLKNEEIYNNNIEYILNNTNNLKILLPFLFGQKYNNMLSSYTNSDHQVEGYLFEVVNCTLDIIAFFFQKEADKFSIKAKREFRNSDINYYLLVCLEKKNEDIIIRLLRCIYLIPFDDYKTIELHKIFYILHEKNIIVSEKWNDIYCYCINIYIKVLKNEEIERIISYYKFQETIVSILRIVNHYLLRAIVLRKKNDTVSSKRRAIEQGRNTGTTINSNNIIISSSNYYNGRSGNKVISCNNNNGSIISGSFNNNACEQEEDRDLNIITVKLLRICSRNIELRNFMRNNIVAYYFVDILSNEDILFSEMNIYYDIFIERTWCATIENIFKTLMLKNVAKNKKVCLRLLINIADIFSGYFYLFKTSSNMNIFDLCSLEDKHWDKKKIVQYYYLMNDNDRKDYKEQLYIFLKYYMTNLFTLLNIYIDKNIFAGLKKEQEENFFPGVLKYNKLRYEKKIYNLKLKEKQIKEKIATMRGGKKSYSGHHTEEDRKYNNENYNENYIEDDVEDDIRDDQNRHAPSRQLFIQMQEIIKKKRKLFLRLHNNNFKQTFDIFVVENEIGCDLEHMFEIPKIVKKKKTLKNLNNGYYKDKGKGDISALKKQKTDVAGSVMLVESGDSVEIHRGKKNKNNQVHTAHTTNYDDLQNNKRNNMINSISDTESKDNEESSSASTLADEDPNETVLDRVSAELLSFNKETMYEQRSSQFNILLFNKRGIFVNSNKGEINEAYILYSCLRVFYSIIVNNINNENYLKVKEFLLKKNVLKVLINILNQCSFYDCNVYAHFFRLYSEILKKNHTSVESMNMLIFYNIFFYYCKLLSREFIKKLVNSEYIVSDKDQYFFAELCQLFYYFTQKIIYIQFSQYKEIQKWCVDCSLFHFFYKNNVLLLLYLLIYINSVHHGSVYASYVYHKKNFIYIHTIFFYTLFTISYLMCFSKKLKYFILYFINYKKYIHRVLFRKSIVHSLFFYYKLIYLRIILQNQLSADRRCSTKICHISPVIYIRENSIEWYFLALGLEEYYLIYIPDNFEENITEDKDIKLVIYLEKKYVDITRICMSKINDNFFVFGYINFEKSVSYEAYDIFIGLNKYFRDEIVSCAQYLSGADYETKVDLLQDRIIMNNLKNYMNVQNIIITSFAYQEVKQSDFYKKKNKIKGEKREDVNNMNTYEQSYESDLLSQEENYYYSDTHSATNDEKDQLSSSTQSNNEEFNVFRRNADNNKNKRKLVFFVLSKNHIYIFKLNFKQWIFLSPFIDEEKEDIHLYVESSVDSEGGEKIKKKLFTNDKIYLNNILGITVNITNNENISFARKCAVRNTIKNIYSSNNTEYTNEQVVLSENITTTIETEEGSLRDSDKGSHVRQTGQINRNGQNEMKHRHNQRYLSANKCFLKILHKYNNEDLNKVKFVNNYESIITLKYKVKQSKTKEKKIKMILFDDYTRELWKRSLALSLNIQMASSYAKI